GGTAGTATTTAACGGTATAACCATGACGGCAAGCACTGTTACCCAATGCACATGCTAAAAATGTTTTTCCGCTTCCGGTTTTTCCTGTAATCACTATATTTAATTTCTGAATAATGTAGGTACAGGTAGAAAGAGTTTGCAGAGTCTTTTTATCAATCTTCCGGTCCGAAGTATAGTCTATATCCTCAATGCATGCATTAATACTAAAAGATGCTTTATGTATATATCTTTTGATTCTTGAGTTTTTTCTTGACTCCCATTCTTTTTCAACCATAATACCGAGCCTCTCCTCGAAAGACAACTCTCTTAAAGCCGGATCTGAATCACTCAGTAGTTGAGCCATAACTTTAAGTTTCATATCTCTTAATTTTTCTATAGTTGGGTTAATTAACATATATACCACCTCCTGAGTAAGCACTGCTTCCTCTTACATTTTCATGATGAATAATTGTATCAGCCTGCTTCTTTGAGGAATTGTTAATAACTTGCTTAAGGATAATATTAAAATATTTGAATGAGAAAACATTTTTATCTATAGCCTCTTTACTGGCAGTTTCCATTATTTCGGCTGAATGACTTTTAGCAAGCCTCATAATACCCATACAAGCGCGATAACCCTGAACAGGATAATCACTGTTTTCAAGAATCTTTTTGATTAATTCCCGGGTATTAGGACCGGTTTTTTCTGCCCACGATAGAAAACGTTCAGAATTCCATGCATAAATTGCTTTATGCTCTTCGGGCATATGTTCCTCTAATGTTCTGTACCGATTAAATTTGTCATAATTCCTGGTGTGTACCGCTATCCTCTCGTTTCCTATATATACTTCTATAGTTTTTGAAGATGCCCTAACCCAACATTTGTGATTTGCATAGGAGTAATGAACACTGTAGAAAAACCCTTTATATTCAACATGATAATTAAATGCAACTCTTGTTTCCACCCAGTCGCAATACTCATATTTTGTTGCCGGCAATGGCTGCAGACAAGGTTTATCTATTTTTTCAAAAGCCGTCTTCCTGTTGCCCTCCATTTTCTGAAATGGTCTGTTGATAAACTTTTCTAGCTCTTCTGAAATTGCTTGATTTATTTCATATATGCTAAAAAACTGTCTATTTCTAAGTGCTGCCATTATTCTTCTCGAAACATTACCTACCATGTTTTCATCTGAAGCTTTATCTTTTGGTTTACCTGCTCTGGCAGGTACAATGGTCGTTCTATAGTGTAAGGCCATTTCTTTGTAGTTTCTGTTTATTAAAGGTTCTACACGGTCTGGTTTGATAACTGCAGTCTTTGTATTATCCGGTATTGTTATTTTAGGAACCCCACCATAGTACTCATATGCCCTTACATGAGCATCAATCCAACTTTCAATTTTGGTATCACTGTAAGCATAAACAAAGGGATAGTGACTTGCAGGAAGTACAGAAACAAAAATGTATGCAGGCTTTAATTCACCTGTATTAATATCTACATAGGACAGGGTATCACCAGCCCAGTCAACCTCCATTTCTTCACCGGCTTTGTGGTGTTTGTGTAGGGATATTTTATTCAGCTTCTTGAAATTCCTATACCTCTCACAGAATTGAGTATACATGATTCCATCCGGATGCTTTTCCTTATATTCTTCCCACAAAAGCATCAAAGTCACATTCTTTTTCTTCATTTCATAGAAAACATATTCCATATCAGGCTCTGGAACGGATTTTCTAGTGTTCGTAGGTGGGTATAGCATGGACATTAACTGTTTATCACTAAGTTCGATTGGCCATGTTATATTTGCCTTTTCTGCTCTTTTAAGCACCTCTGATACTGTTGTTTTGCCACAATTGCAAGCTTGGCCAATTTCTCTTAGGGATAATCCTATTTCGTATTTAAGCCTTAAAATTTCTCTTGCTTTTATCATATCTAGCCTCCTCATCGATTGGCCCCCTTTAATCATTCTGATTAAAGAGTACCTATATTTTAGTAAATCGACAAGGTGTCCGGATGTGCCGTTACGCTGTCCGGATAATTCCGAAATGCTGTCCGCATGTTGTCGGAATCAGTGTCCGGATGTGCCCGAAATATGCAATCAAATGGGTACTTTGGTTATCATAAATTTCAATAGAATCCTTAGCAGCTGATAACTCATAGGGTTTAGATGTGCTACATAAAACGTTTATTTTACATGATTCAATAACTCTTTTTTTCTCTTTATTAATTTCGCCAAGATCAAAAATAATGAAATTGCAATCCCAGTTAAAAACAGCTGATGTATCAATATATTTAACACCTTTACATTCATAACCATTCTCTGTTTTGATCATTTCTCGATAATATAAACCAATCACATCTAAATGTTTACTTTTATTAAATTCCACATAATAAGCTTTGGCTCCCATAGCTGATAGAAAATTGGCCATATTAAAAGCAGTTGTTGTCGTTCCTACTTTTGAAGAAACGCCAGCAACTGCTATCTGAACATTTTCACATATAAATGAATATTGCTTTTTATTATCTCCACAAAATGTTTCGTTTCTAAATTTAAACACATCTTTATAACTCATGCCTTCTGGGCTTAATGTCTTTTTAATTTCTTGATTGATTGTTTCTATTTTTGTACTTGTTATTAAATTATAGACTTCAATATCAACTAGCTTATTTAACAACACATTTCCTTGCTTTAACCCTTCGCCATAAATTATAATTCTTGAATCATACATGGACTTAAAAGCTATTAATGTTTCAATAAATTCTTCTTCTGTATCTTTTATTGCCTTTAAATCTATTGCTACATACTCATAATGATTCAAACTTCTCATGTCTTTGATGACAAAACTCTTAAAATGAAATTCCCCAGATAATTTTTTGACCAATATCTCTTGTTCTTTTGCTACTGAATCAAATATACCGATGTTTTGATTACTTGATAGGTATAAAAGCATCATCTTGTACCTCCTGGTAATTGAATTCTGAAGGAATTATAAAATATCTCTTTTTAACTTTGTAGGTAAATAAAAGAATAATTCCGATTGCTAATATTACCGCATAAACAAATAATTCAATTAATAGTTTTTTCTTCATTCCATTTGACCTCTACTTTCATCTATTTTAAAATTAACTGTTTCGTCTCCTGATGATTCATCCTCTTCTTCCGTTGTCTCAAATAAATATGTTACTGGATCTACATGACTATAAGCACTCATACTTTTTCTAATTTCAAAATGCAAATGATGACCTGTGGATCGACCTGGTAATGGATCTAAATCAGGATCTCCACCTTCTAATCCAATAATGCTGCCTTGCATAACCTCTTGATCTTGCAAAGCGTACACTTTAGAGAGATGAGTGTATACTGAGTAAAATGGTTCTTTTTCAGCATCATGGAATATGATGACAAACTGTCCATAACCATCATCAATACCAATCTTAACTACTCTACCATATGCTATCGATTTTACTGGAGCATGCCATTCAGATCTGATATCAATACCTGTGTGCATTTTGTATTCACCGGTCACAGGATGAATCCTATAGCCATAGGGACTCGTTATCTCACCTGTCACCGGCATAGGATAGTCGCCATTAAATTCCAATTCTCCAATCTGCAGTTCAACTACTGCATCATTAGCTGCTTTAAACTCTTCAACTGCTGCTTTAGTTGTATCATCCATAAAAAATTGTAATATGAATGATACAGGACTAGATAGGATATACACTAAAACTGACAAAATTAAAAGCACCGTGATTAGCGGTGCCATAAGTATAATTATTATTTTTCTTCTTGCCTCTTCGTCTCTTAAAGTATTAATAGCTACCTTAGCTATGGTAGCTGCTGTTTTAAGATCTATTGCCAAATATTCACCTCTTTCCATACAATGTTTATCACTTATTTGACTATTTCTGAAAATTCTCTTTTAACGGACTTTTCAAATTGAATAACTTCATTACTTCTAGCATTTTCTTTATCAATATTTGATATGTACATAGATAGCTTCTTATGAAAATCTATTTCATCCAGTATTTTATTATATTCATTGATATATTTTGAATACTTTTTGAAAACTTCGTTTCTGAACAATTGTTGGTATTCTTTGGGCCATATCCCTTTTGTTTCATGACCTGTAAAAGGATCAATAATTTTTGGTACTAAAACAATATTCCAAGCTGCTTCAAACATAAAAACATTCTTTGTTCTACCAAAAATATGAGAGACTTGATAGTTATAAATATTTACATTACGCTTATAACCAGTTAGCTCTTCAATTATTTTCTGAGGAGCTAAATTATTAGTAGGATCTTTTCTTACATTTTCATTCCCAAACAGAAACTTATAAAAGTCAATATAGTATTTAGTTCCTTTAGCATCGCGACCGGCACCTCTTATACTAACTTCTTGATTATTATAAATTCTTTCTTTAAGATTCTCCCATTGTTTTTCTACAAGCTCAATCGAAGGAAAAATAGTCTCATTTAGACCAAACATATATAGGTCAAACTTACTTATATTAAATGTTTTTAAAAATCTTTCATACGAATCCAATTTAGGTTTAATCAAACCTTTGTCTATGTCAACTTTCTTTTTATTAATTACAATTTCTTTATTATCATTATCAATATTTTTAGTGTGATCAAAATGACTATTATTTCTAAATTTTATATATAAATTAACCGCTTGTCTTAATGTTGCAGTTCCATTATATATATCACCATTTATGGGTATTGAGTGTCTAGGAGATATTCCCTCTCTTTTATCATTGGTAGAATATTTAAGCCGTTTAAGAAGACTTTTACATTCATCTTTTTCGTAATGTACATCTAAATCACCTTCATACTCACTAACTCTTTGACAATTTGATATGCGTGACCTAATTGTACTTTCATCGTAGCCATTAGATTTCATCCATTTAGCAAAATCGATTTCATTCATAAGCCCCCTCCAATCTTTATATATTGAAACCAAACTTTTTAAGTCTATCAATACACAATTGCCTTTCTTCTTCAGTAAATAAATTTTTATATTCTTCTTTTATTACATGTGCCTCAACTGATAAATCTAAACGATTATTCTCCCATAAAACTTCAAAACCATAAGTGCCACCCTCTTTTGATATAAGCTGTTTAGCTGCTTCAACTCCACCCTTTTCAGAAACTAATTTAATAAAACGATTTGCATTATATCCTAATTCTCTTTTTGCAGTATTGTATATATTTACCATATCATTATTGAACCTTTTTTCAATTTCTCTCAAAACCACGTCCTCCATTCTATTCTAGTACTGACCAATTATTCAAATGATCTGATACATCAACTTTATTTTCTCTTATTTCAAAAGCTTTATCATTCTCAATATAAAAATACAAATGAAGCTGTTCACTTGGTTTACTTCTATATTTTTCGCTATATAAGCCAAGTTCACTTGGTTTATATATTAAGAAGTTTGAATTACCATTTTTATCTACAACTGAAAACATAACAAAATCTATAAAGCTGCCAATAATATCATCCAAATTTACAGTATGCCAAGCGTGCTCTATGCCATCTGAATTTTTATCATATGTTTTACTGTAAAAAAACTTAATAATTATTACTCTTTCTTCTTCTATCCCTGGTTTAATAATTTTTATGCCACTGCCTTCATTTCTTGAAGCTTTTTCAACAATGTATTCAGGGAATGAAGCTTTTTCAACAATGTATTCAGGGAATTTTGTCCTTATTATTTTCATTGCTTCTTCTCTAGCTTTTGTTCTAGTAATATCTCCTTGAGTATCTCCTTGATCAATATCTTCACCATTATTATTTAGAGTTTTTAGCTTTAACAATTTGTCATTTACTATTTCCATTTGTTCTTCAAGTTCCTGCACTCTACTTAAAAGTTCCAATATAATTTTATCATAATTCATTATATCAACTTCTTTATTGATTTATTTTAATTATAGTTGATATAATTTGATAGGTCAATGATAATTTTAGATAAATTGGTTTATCTAAAATTATCATCTTCCCCCAGCAGTACCCATATACTCAAACTTATATTCCGAAATTTCAAAAATCACATGTAGTCTTTTAGATCCAATCACCACAAGAGCATTTCCTCTTTTTTTACTAGCTAACAATTCTTCTTCAGCATCCGTAAGGTTATAAAGCTCCTTGGTTTCAATAAGATTTTTACCATCACATCCCATCAGAATTTTGAAACATGGAATATCTAAAAGAGCTTGGCCATACATTTTAATCTGTGGATCTAAAAAGTCTACAACACTATGAGAAATGATAGCTATACCAGCTTCATACTTTCTTGATCGCTTTTCAACATTTCTTAGAAATACAAGACTTTGAGGCACATTTGGATCAATCATGAGATAAGCCTCATCACAGATCAATAAAACTCTTTCATTTCGATCTTTACTCATCTGCTGCCAACACCAAGTTAGCAGATTGAAATATTGTGTTCTTTTAATGCTGTCCGAAGTATTTTGAAGATCATAGGTATCTAGGCAAACGCATCTTGTATTTGTATGGATAGTACTATGCCCATTCCATAGAAAACTATCTGAACCAAGAGCAATATCTTTAAGTAATAATGCCAAATCTGCATATACATTTTGCTCTATCTCTTTTTCTTCAGCTTTCTTCGTAATGAGATCGTATAAATCCTTGAATATTGGAAAATCCTCATTTTTGAGCTTTGATACATCCGTATTCCAAGTAATATTGAAATTGTGATAAAGCTCAATGAGTGTATCTTTTAAGATTGCCTTTTGCATATCATTTAATGATGGCAAATACAGACTAAAGAAAATCTCTAAGTTCTTGATATAAAGAGCCATATCTCCCATACCGTGTCCTTCGTCTTTGTAAACATCATCATTATCATCAACAGGAGTTGGGCGTATCTGTAAAGGATTGATTCTACCATTTGATCCACCACCAGCGTTGATCCAATCACCATTTAAGGCCTCACAAAGTTCTTTATACTCCCTTTCAGGATCTATGAAAATAAGTTTGGTCCCTTTCATATATTCCGATAAAGCGATATGCTTCACTGCTGTCGATTTACCAACACCAGCAACTCCCATTATAACCATGTTGGTATTTGTTCTATCGTTACCTCTCTTCCATGTATCTAATACTACTAAGCCTCCACTGGCATCTCGACCAAAGAAATAACCGGTACCATCGTTATAACCGGAACTTGAAAAAGGAAATCCACCAACAAACGTTGATAAAGGAATTATTCTTTCACAAATCTGCTCAATACTTTCTTCCCTTGTATAAAAAGGCGATAGCATTTTAAAAGCTTCTTTTT
The genomic region above belongs to Acetivibrio saccincola and contains:
- the istA gene encoding IS21 family transposase gives rise to the protein MRRLDMIKAREILRLKYEIGLSLREIGQACNCGKTTVSEVLKRAEKANITWPIELSDKQLMSMLYPPTNTRKSVPEPDMEYVFYEMKKKNVTLMLLWEEYKEKHPDGIMYTQFCERYRNFKKLNKISLHKHHKAGEEMEVDWAGDTLSYVDINTGELKPAYIFVSVLPASHYPFVYAYSDTKIESWIDAHVRAYEYYGGVPKITIPDNTKTAVIKPDRVEPLINRNYKEMALHYRTTIVPARAGKPKDKASDENMVGNVSRRIMAALRNRQFFSIYEINQAISEELEKFINRPFQKMEGNRKTAFEKIDKPCLQPLPATKYEYCDWVETRVAFNYHVEYKGFFYSVHYSYANHKCWVRASSKTIEVYIGNERIAVHTRNYDKFNRYRTLEEHMPEEHKAIYAWNSERFLSWAEKTGPNTRELIKKILENSDYPVQGYRACMGIMRLAKSHSAEIMETASKEAIDKNVFSFKYFNIILKQVINNSSKKQADTIIHHENVRGSSAYSGGGIYVN
- the istB gene encoding IS21-like element helper ATPase IstB; this encodes MLINPTIEKLRDMKLKVMAQLLSDSDPALRELSFEERLGIMVEKEWESRKNSRIKRYIHKASFSINACIEDIDYTSDRKIDKKTLQTLSTCTYIIQKLNIVITGKTGSGKTFLACALGNSACRHGYTVKYYRIPELLLEIQDAKNENIYSKFMNQLQNVKLLILDDIGLKSYTLEESRDILEVAESRYNKASTILSGQIPHTHWYDLFPDPTIADAIMDRIVHNAYILALDSKKSMREVMAEKMIREAEHSD
- a CDS encoding M23 family metallopeptidase, with protein sequence MAIDLKTAATIAKVAINTLRDEEARRKIIIILMAPLITVLLILSVLVYILSSPVSFILQFFMDDTTKAAVEEFKAANDAVVELQIGELEFNGDYPMPVTGEITSPYGYRIHPVTGEYKMHTGIDIRSEWHAPVKSIAYGRVVKIGIDDGYGQFVIIFHDAEKEPFYSVYTHLSKVYALQDQEVMQGSIIGLEGGDPDLDPLPGRSTGHHLHFEIRKSMSAYSHVDPVTYLFETTEEEDESSGDETVNFKIDESRGQME
- a CDS encoding VirB4 family type IV secretion system protein is translated as MNQEEITINPTLLNLLAPMGLEIRRNSLVIGENTGKIYGIVKYPQKVDYGWLSKITNIPGTIVSVTFKPIDHGTFIESLSRSVIQNRGAAESAKDPLIQKRAERAAIDGERIMVQIDQQGETVGLMSINIMPIARDEETLQKVSRKTESTCAMAKCKPRVLANLQKEAFKMLSPFYTREESIEQICERIIPLSTFVGGFPFSSSGYNDGTGYFFGRDASGGLVVLDTWKRGNDRTNTNMVIMGVAGVGKSTAVKHIALSEYMKGTKLIFIDPEREYKELCEALNGDWINAGGGSNGRINPLQIRPTPVDDNDDVYKDEGHGMGDMALYIKNLEIFFSLYLPSLNDMQKAILKDTLIELYHNFNITWNTDVSKLKNEDFPIFKDLYDLITKKAEEKEIEQNVYADLALLLKDIALGSDSFLWNGHSTIHTNTRCVCLDTYDLQNTSDSIKRTQYFNLLTWCWQQMSKDRNERVLLICDEAYLMIDPNVPQSLVFLRNVEKRSRKYEAGIAIISHSVVDFLDPQIKMYGQALLDIPCFKILMGCDGKNLIETKELYNLTDAEEELLASKKRGNALVVIGSKRLHVIFEISEYKFEYMGTAGGR